The genome window CTCACTACCAAAAACCTGCAGCTGATCCATCATCGTGTTGATCGTGCGCTTGAAGGTTGCGATCTCAGGGTCCATTTCCAGGGGGTGAATCTGCACCTTCATGGACAGGTCACCATTTGCGACCTGGGTGATGATGCCGCCAATTTCCCGAAGGGCTTTCTGGAAAGCCTCGTTGGCTTGCTGGTGCTTGCGTAGCTCGCGTTCCAACAGGActacatcttcattctcaacctTGGTCAATGCCCGTCGCGTGTGCTCCtcctgctgcagaagctcgtcGCGAACTTGAGCGATGATGTCTTTTTGGAAGCTTATTTCCTCTGCCTGTTTCTGTACATGATTCCGTAGATAACTGATGTCTTCCTCGCGAACGAGTCGAGTTCTCGAgtctacatcatcatcactgtcgtcgtcatcgagcGCCTCATCAGCCTCATTGTCTTCCGCTTCGCGGCGgattctccttgttctctgACGACGTCTTGAAGTTTCCTGCTGCATGCCGCAAGAAGAGTTAGAAGCAGCTCCTTCATGAGAGGACAGGCGAGATAGCCCGAAAAGCCAGAGAAAATCAGAATTCTTGGTGGAAGACAAAGGTAACTCGGGGGCAGGTCGGGGGTATGGTTGATGACTGACAACTTGAAACTCTAGATGGCGAACACGTCGAATTAAAGCCTCCAACTCAAATTCAAATGCCGCCTTTGCTTGGCTAGGCTCTCCTGGTAGTTTGGCGAACTTTGTATCACAGCCATTGGTAGTTTTGTGGGAAGAATTCGGATCGGAAATCGAAGCATCGGGGCCTCTTGCAAGGGTTTGAAGAATGGCAGAGGCGGCTGTGAGCGTCTCGTCTGCGCCAGTCATTGTGTCTGTTGTAAATTAGTTAACTTGGGACATAGGGATAGCCGAATTTGCAGAATATCGTGTTGTGAATGGTCTGAAAGTCAAGTCGAGGGACCAAGGTAAGAAGGTCAATtttggaagaggaaaaagaaatgtGGAAAAGCGGAGATAAATAGGTGCTAAGATGTCGAAGACGAGAGCATAAGTCGCGAGGGCATCGAGGcagggaaggagaggaagaatgcAGATGACGAATGAAAAGGATAAAGGCTCGAGTAAGACATCAAACAGAGATAGCAAGCTGAGCTAGGTGGGCTTGCTACAAAGCGGAGTTGAGgcaagagaaggagaagcaaaTAAGGGTAGGGAGTAAAAGCAGATCTTGAGGCGCCGTTGCCTCCTCAAAGGGAAGATATGACGGTTGTAGAAAGGGAACAGATGAAACGGCAATCATAAGCGACAATCATAATAGGAAAAGACCAGCAAAGGTCGATCCCGACGACTTGGACACATCAAAGCTCAGCAAACGGGGAACCTACCAGACGGAAAGTCGTGTTACTGACACGAAGGAACAAGCAAATTTCTAGGACGACATGGAGATGTTCGTCTTGTGAATCTAGAAATCAATGAGCTAGAGTTAAGACGCGATGAGTTCTCCCGCTTGAGTGATAAAAAGGTCCAAGTCCTCTGCGGGATTGATTCCTTGGGATTAATTGTGGACAGAACAGGGCAGGACAAGGGGAAGGGGAGGGTGATGGGATTCGGAGATCACGCAGACACGCAGAGGGAAAAATACAGGGGTTTGTGACGCGGAGcagggaaaaaaagagttAGGTTGGTAAGTGGAAAACAAAGCCAGTACAAAGTAGTGGGGGAAAAATACAGCGACGAAAGGGGGGGAGCGATTGAGTTGTGAGTTGGAGGTTGGAGAGGGGAGAGAGCGGGAAGTGAAAGAACGAAAAAGAATATATCAAAAATGACAACAATATACAGTATGAAGAATGATGATAATGAGGAGGAGCCTCAGCCTCGTCAAAAACTATCAGTGTGCGTGAAAGAGAACAATACTCCATACCTACTTGATAGGAGAGCGGATGGGAGCCTGGCAGGGAACAGGCGGACAGGAAGAGTAGGAAGAGAAACCGATCAACTGAGGGGTCTATCAGTATGGTATCAAAGAATATGATTGGGTCTTGCTTGGGTTTGGCCTCGTTGGCGCCCTTTCTGGGGGGGGTGGGAATAGGATTGTATCTAAATGGATTTAGCGCCCTAGCTAGAGAGATCTAGGAAATCTCCAGTGAAACAGGAGCTTTATCGGGCTAGATATTACGGAGAAATGATCAAGTGCCCCGGTGAGAAGGGACAGGCGAGTGTCATTCCTCAGCAACATTCAAGCTCTTTACAGGAGGAAATGTCGCCAGATATCCGGTAGTAGAAATTGCCCTGTTGATAACAAGAAAAGTACGGAAGTGGAATACCTCAGTTTCTCATGCCAGCACACTCTGAATAATACCGACGATAATACCAGCAAACTCGGGGATCAATACCTATCTGTGGAGTACTGTGATTTTCTGAGTACCTGCCATTAAAAATCTTCATTGGCCCACGCCACAATGACTCCTCGGGGTCTTAAGGGTCTTAACGAGGTCAAAGCCTTCGTCCTTTACATAGTACCGTAATATGTGTGTGCCGCTCTTTCATACTTTACTCTTTTTGAAACCCACTATCATTCTCCTCAAGTACGGAAATTGTGGTGGATTTGAAGGTTGATTTAAcgtaatccacggccgagcggcGAATACGACCGAAGTGCGAATttttgccgcaaatcatcctatcATTGAAGTTTTTCAACCACCAGTGTCATtaattagactatctactagttgaatagatagctatttattagggcaacttcttctagtatgtCCAATAGTCCAACATCCACTACAGGTTAGCGGAGCGCGCTGACGAGACATAGGTGTAGGCTCATCAATCTGGCTATTAACCTCTGTATCAAGCTGCTGAACGCAATTTTAGCCTTCTTGTACAGATAAAAGGACATCATTCCCTACTATAGCACGCCTtcttacccttttctttaccttccGCTCATTTTCAGCACGTAggaccttgatttcttcttggagaagaagattcatattcattgccatctgtGCGGCCTTTTCCAGATGCTGAATATGAGCCATTGGActgctagatagcttccGTTTTTGGATGCTTCTCTGTATAGTGCGGACCTTGTGATCAAGCTGGCGAGGATTCTGAGGAGTctgaaaggcagaagagatagagccttCAGCAAGTAGTGGTGTTGGTGTACGAAGTTGAAAAGTGATCTTTCCGAGGACCTGCTCTTCATTTAATGGCTTTAGACCAGCTCCTGTAAAGCCATTGCATATATTTGCTTGGTTAAACACCTTATCTTGTGCTGGTGGATATAGATGCAGGAaatcttccttattaatGTGGTTATTTCCAGCAACCATCATTCCTTCCACTAGTTTTCCGTATGAGCGTTTAAGCGGCCCGAAAACCCCAACATCTAggggttggagaagatgagaagtatGTGGTGGCatgcagagacagatgattgcattctccttgcagaatgtATCAAATTCTGGTGTTAAATGGCTAGAATGGCCATCAAGGATAAGCAACCGCTTTGCACCAGTTAAAAATCGCCTAGAATAAGGCTCAAACACAACTTTTAACCAGTGGAGGTCAATCTCATCTGTTATCCAGCCATTCTTACTAGTTGCAATTAActagtcttgaagaagcttaggTTCTTGATACCAAGCAGCCTGgtgttcttttcccttcaagATAACCACTGGCGGTATAGAAGTCCCTTTAGAACTGATACATTCAATGAttgtaacccattcgcggttcccttGGATAACTGTACGAGGTCTCTCACTGCGTTCTACTGCAGTAATAACCTTAGATGTTATACAGAgtcccattgcaaagccagtttcgtcaaagttccagatatcatcttcatgtATGCCGTGTTCTTGAATAGCTTTGCGTACAGTCTCAAACCACTGTCTGATAACCTTAGGATCCTCCTGTTTTGCCCTCTGGTATGTAATCCTTTGATTATATCTTGTACATAGTTCAGGGCGACGTTTTGTAAAGGAATAAGCTCAGTTTACTCCAAGGACTGCTGTTGAATCTTGTGTACGTTCACAGAGCAAAATCTGTGCCATTCCACGCAGGAATTCTGGCCGAATTGAGAAGCCTCGCTTATCTGCATCCAATAGTCGCTTAACAagagtctcttcttcagtagctGTTAATTTGTGGCTATTTGCACGTGTTTCTGTTCGTGGTTTGACTCCAGATAGCCGCTTGCGAAGGGAGGATTCAGGGACACCAAATATCTGGGCAGCCTTTAGTTTTGACTTGACTTTTTGCTGTTTCCATGCAGTAATAGCCATCTGCATACGGGCTTCCTTAGATAGAggcatatttatatataaaagtaaagaaaatggcgcgttgaaaatggtcgagttgaataTTTTGGTGGTTGCGGGGAAAATTCGCACTTCAGTCGTATTCgccgctcggccgtggattacgTTACATTTTGCTGATCTTTACTTTTcagccacagccacagccacatCGTGTAGATACCTACTAAGAACGACGGCGATCACGCCCCAAAACCCCATGTGTCCCCAGTTGGTTCTTAAGCTAAGTTCAGTCCGTCTTTTGGGCTACCACACCTTACTGTCTCATCAGGACAGTGAGGAGAAATGGCTGAATTTATGAATATTCCAAATACTTAGACAATGCTCAGACAACTCTCCATATGAAGGAAAACTCGTATGAACATAGCTAGGGAACCTCTCTACGTATTTGCTATTAGAATTTTAAGCTTCAATTACCACATTAGTTAGTTAAATACATCGAAAGACTTTTCATACCCTCAAAATTGTTACCCACTCTACTCCGCCCCTCAGACATGAGTGTGGCAAAAAAATCCACTTAGAGAAAACCGTTCGACAGCTCGTCTCAGTGTTCGTTCTACTTTCATGATAGGGCCAATCTTTACCGAACGCTAACTCTTAACACTAAACCACCTGCAGACTAGAGAACCTACTCTAAGTGCCACTGTAGTAGCACTCCTTTGTTCCTTTATGGTTCTTGCCATATGGAGATGCACTGATAAACAAACCAAGCCAAAGCTCGCTAGACCGAAACGTACTAACAAATGCGACCACTACACTACTGCGTACATACAGAGTAGGTATATATATCGACATGTTGAGGTGTACCAGCTCTGTCTTTATCAAACTACTCTGTCGAATCGTAGCTATTGTTCAGAAAAAGGAAGTACCGCACCATAAGATCTGTACTTGGGTATCTTCATCTATGTGCAGTTGAAATGCGCTTACAATGTCCATGAAATTTTCTCAGAATATCGTACTCAAAACGAAGTAGTTACCAGGATCTACTAAGGAAATTCATTGTTGTAATGTCCGAGCCAATTAGGTACCATTGTATTATTTAGGTGCCTACCTACCTATATACTCGAAGTGAACCCATGGCACTATTCCTGACTGGGCCTTCCCAAGGTAATAATACCAAGGCAACTAAGTTTCCTGGTAACATAGTCAGATAAGGTAGGTACCAGGGTACTTTTGCCtaaaaaaaaacaaaacTGCCTAACTGCCTACCTAGTCTGTATCAAGTAGCAATATTGGAATTGTAAGTTGTCAGGCGCACATGGGCTGCGTAAGGTGTCAATACGAGTTCCAAATGCTTGTCGTCTAGGAATTCCTACGGAGTTGTAAGCACGCAATATTTGTCATTGCCAGTTGTCAGCTACAAAATAGTGGCTGGAAGATACAACACCACTATTCACTTATATTACTGTCCTCCTTTCGATCCTGCTCGCATGTTGGAAGTTAGATGTTGGAACTCTGCATTAACCTAGATTGTTCCAGTCAGAAGTGAACAGCATGAAGTCCTGCGTCGTCCCTGCCCTAATTGCTCGCCTGATCTCTTTCAGTGATGAGCGATGCGTCTTGTGCATTGCCCCAATTCCTCTTTCTGGTCCCTTGATTCCTGCCAAGGCACAAGTCTGCCGTTTCCAATAGATTGTTCCCTGTATAGACTTCAAAGCAAAGTAAAAGCCAGTGAATTTTTTCATGTCCTGTCCAAAAAGTATGACATGTCGGAATTCCAAGCCAATCcatagaaagaaaaagaacagTCAGGTCGCGGCCAAAACCCTTCGGACGAATCGCCTTCATACCAGTCACGGGGAATGACTGTGCCTTGGAATTTGCTGCATGGCTGAGAGCATACTCATCATCCAGCAAGATCATGAGGACAGAGCTGTCAACTGGCTGAGACTGGGGCTAGACCAGCCTGTGCCCCGGCTTGTAGGGATGTCGGTTTTCAAGCATTCTGTGGAATGTCTAGCGGAAACATGACCCCAGGGACGATTCTTGTCTCATGGGCTAGACAAAAGCGACCAGGACACGAGCCCCAAATTAGTGTACACGAAGACAATATCATGGATCTATGGTCCTCTCCAGTATCATAACGGATTCAGACGTGGAATGATTGAACTTGATGCACGAAGTAGATAACGGCTtatgctgatgatgactaATTATGATGATGGCGGGGTACCTGGATAGAATCACGTGAATGCGTCTATGGTTTGAACTGTCTCCCGTAAGAGGGCCCGAAAAGAGTCACAATTTAGTTGGAGACACAGTGGTCGACATCCCAGAGTTCTCGTTACAGTCCCCGCCACGCAGTTCTTTATCTTGACCTCTGTTATTCTCCTAAAACGGCTGCAGCCATGGCGTCCGATCTGACAAACTCCATTCTGGACGCCCTGTCCGCGTCCGACGGCCCAATTCTCTCTGACAAAGCCTTCCCCTCTACCCCCTCACTAGATCTTAAGAGTGCGCTCGACCGTCTAGCCTCGCGAAGTATGATCGAATAtgaaagaatggaaagagAAGCCATTGCTTTGACCAAGGAGGGTGAGGAAATCGCCGCCAATGGCAGTCACGAAGCCAAGGTCTTCCAGGCGGTATTGGCGGCCATGGACGGATTGAAGATCGGTGATTTGCCTGGCATTGTCGGAAAAGAGAACGCCAAGGTCGGCCAGGGTAATGCATTCAAGAAAGGCTggatcaagaaggacaaggatgtGTTAAGGCCGAACACCGAGtccatcgtcgacgagacCCGGGAGCAGCTGTTGACCGTCAAGAACACGCAGACCTTGAGCGATCAGAAGGCCGTCGCGGATCTCAAGCGTCGGAAATTGATTGCTCTGCAGAAGGTCTTTACCTTCCGGATTTCAAAGGGGCCCAAGTTCGCCAAGGAGTTTGTAAAGGAGGAGACCGATCTGACGCCCGAAATGCTCGCAAACGGGTCATGGAAGACGGTTACACTGAAGCCGTACAATTTCAAGGCCAAGGGTGCTCCTACGCCGGCCGGTGCCTTCCACCCCCTCAACAAGGTGCGACAGGAGTTCCGGAATATTTTCTTTGAGATGGGTTTTGAGGAGATGCCCACCAACCGCTTCGTGGAGACGGGATTCTGGAACTTCGACGCCCTTTACGTTCCTCAGCAACACCCCGCCCGTGATCTTCAGGATACATTCTACATTTCAGACCCTGCCACCGCCGACCCTCCACGTGAAGATCCCTTGAACGATCCCCACCGTCTGAAATCCGTTCATCCCGCCTCCGTAGTGAGCTCGGAGAAACCCCTCGACTACAAAGAGTACTGGGAGAATGTGCGCCAGGTCCACGAGAACGGAAAGTACGGCTCGATTGGATACCGTTACCCCTGGAACGCGGACGAAGCCCTTCGGTTGGTTCTCCGTACCCACACCACCTCGGTGTCGACCTACGTCTTGCACAAACTGGCCGCGAACCCGCGGCCGGCAAGGTACTTCAGTATCGATAGAGTCTTCCGTAACGAGGCCGTCGACGCTACGCACTTGGCCGAGTTCCACCAAATTGAGGGTGTCATTGCTGACTTCGGTCTCACCCTGGGTGGTCTGATTGGATTCATGGAGGTCTTCTTCGCGAAGATGGGTATCCACCAACTGCGCTTCAAGCCCGCCTACAACCCTTACACCGAGCCCAGTATGGAGATTTTCGGTTACCACAAAGGACTGGGCAAGTGGGTCGAGATTGGAAACAGTGGTATGTTCAGACCAGAGATGCTGGAG of Aspergillus fumigatus Af293 chromosome 2, whole genome shotgun sequence contains these proteins:
- a CDS encoding phenylalanine--tRNA ligase subunit alpha, with product MASDLTNSILDALSASDGPILSDKAFPSTPSLDLKSALDRLASRSMIEYERMEREAIALTKEGEEIAANGSHEAKVFQAVLAAMDGLKIGDLPGIVGKENAKVGQGNAFKKGWIKKDKDVLRPNTESIVDETREQLLTVKNTQTLSDQKAVADLKRRKLIALQKVFTFRISKGPKFAKEFVKEETDLTPEMLANGSWKTVTLKPYNFKAKGAPTPAGAFHPLNKVRQEFRNIFFEMGFEEMPTNRFVETGFWNFDALYVPQQHPARDLQDTFYISDPATADPPREDPLNDPHRLKSVHPASVVSSEKPLDYKEYWENVRQVHENGKYGSIGYRYPWNADEALRLVLRTHTTSVSTYVLHKLAANPRPARYFSIDRVFRNEAVDATHLAEFHQIEGVIADFGLTLGGLIGFMEVFFAKMGIHQLRFKPAYNPYTEPSMEIFGYHKGLGKWVEIGNSGMFRPEMLEPMGIPRDMRVYGWGLSLERPTMIKYGVSNIRELLGHKVDLNFIETNPVVRLEKD